TTGTCTTAATAATAAGACACACTGGTTACCAGCAGATCACCTCCATCACTGACTAAATCATAAGTCAGATAATGGATTAATAACactacaaagaaaatgaaaatgaggttGAATCGACAACtctgaaatatatttcatgttgcCCAATAAGCATACAAACTAAAGACAAATGTACCATCCTataatataacagtaataacagactGTAAGTTGGTTTATACTCACAGACTTCAGCAGAGTGCAGATCCTCGTGGTCTTTGACAGCACAGGAGAAGATATCAGCAGAGGAGTTGAGAACTGAAAACTGCTGTGTCTTCTCAGACATTAAGAGTCTGTTATTGTACCATCTATAGGCAGTTTGGTTGTCAGCCAGTGGACAGCTGGTGTTACAGGTCAGTCTAGTATGATTCACCTCAGCAGTCCTTTGTAGACCTACTTCTGTTAGgagatgttaaaaacatttttcaacagtttATGTGTCatgttgaattaaataaaaataatatagtCATTTCAAAATTATTAAAGTGTGGTtagtgcagaaaaaaagaatgtgTGGAACTGTAGTAAACATGTTAGTAACAGtaaaaattagaaaataaagaaggcaaagatatgacatgaaaatattgatatgaaaataaatgattcatgGTCAATAAGATGTCTgttcttaaaatattgttttaaaggtgACCTACTTCTGTTAGGggattttaaatacatttttcaacagtttatgtgtgaattaaataaaaattatttaatatatttatatattgattAAAAAGTTATTGAAGTGTGGTTAGTGcaaaaaacaataatgtgtAGAACTGCAGTAAGCATGTCAGTAACATAGTAaaattagaaaagaaagaaagcaaatatatGACAATTAGATGTCTgttcttaaaatattgttttaaaggtgTTCTAGGTGTGGGTGGTGGGAGtggtgtttgtgtaaatgtttgtggATGTTTGGAGAAAGTTAACCTCTGGGATATGTGATGGAGCAGGACTCATTCACTGATGTCTGCTTTTTAGAACACATTCTTCCTTTAGCGTAGGTCACAGTAAAGCAGGTCGATGTGACAGaatctgaacaaaaacaaatggcCTTTCTTAATTTAAATGGTAAACACTTAGTTACAGTATTTCATAGGCTTTACAATTTAAGGCAAAGCTTaagtaataaaaatattcttGAAAGTGTTTAACTTGAAGTTTTGTAACATGAAAAGGAGCCAAATGTTGTCACTCACCCACTGAGACTTCAGGAGCTCTGAGATGCTTGTAGTCTTTGATAGCACAGGAGTATCTGACTGCTTCCTCACTGCTGACCAGCTGTTGGTACCAGGGAGACCAGTCCTGATAGAGAAACTCTCTGTTCTTGTACCAGATGTAGGCTGCAGGGTTTTCAGTCGGAGGACAACTGGTTTTGCATATCAGTGATACTGTCTGTCCCTCTGTGGCAGGAATCACCTTCACGTGCAGGTCTGAGATGATGGTGAATAATGTAAGAATTCATATTCTGATTTCATTCTTAAAGTAATACATTAGTGAAAACCACCGTACCTGAAACATGGAGCTTAGTTCTGTTGTGCCAGCAGAGTTCTGGTGTCTCTGTAGTGTTGCTGCAGCAGTAAGACTTTGCATCACTCTCTCTCAGATCTTTGATCGTTAGAGTGTAGTTACTTTCTTCAGACATGTTGTATTTTACACGATTTCCATCTGTAGAGAGCTCATTCAGAACATACTCTGAGCCATTCCGGTGTACAGTGAACCATTTCATGCTTGAAGTGGGATGTTGAGCTGAGCAGGGCAGATCcactgatgatttttttaaggCACAGATGCTGTTTGCTCGTCCCTGAACCCCTTTAAAAGAAGCTTTCATTAGCAAACATTGACAGTTAGAAGGCATTACAAcctttgttttttataaatcaatttgcaagtcattattcattttttctttgatCAGTTCAGCCAATAGTCAGAATTCACTCAGTAAAACACACTTAATGTGTAACATTTCATGTACTATTGACAGTTCATTAGTATTAACTGTGATAAATTCATACCTGAGATGTACAGGATGATACCCATGAACACACATCCAGCTTCTGCCAACAACATGGCTGTTGTAGTCTCTGATCTTCTACACAGAAAGGAGATTGCATAAAAGTATTTGCTGCATTCATTAAACTTTATCCAAAAAGTTAAAATTGTAACCCAACTGGTCAATACAGTATCAACAGCTGTGTCCTTGCAGAGTTTAAATTGAGGAGTTGACTGTTCTTCAGTGTTAGAGTGGTTGCATGTAGGTGTGACATAAAAATTATTCTCCCTCCCTCGTTATGTGGTTATTTTTCTCAGTAAAAGGAAACCGCAAGTAAAGCATCCATGTCCTGTAGGAGTTAGGTTGTATTTGCATCAGGAAAAAACTTTAACTTTTGACTGCACACTTCATCACatatatgtttttgtcaaagttatcattgtttatttgtgaaattCCTACTTAGAGTATTGGCCCCTCATGCAACACGAAACATAAATTGCATTATCTGTTCATCAACATGTCGTTAGAGTGAGAGCTGTGGGTATCAGGCAATCAGAAGAAAATGTTATCTGTGGTTGGtgtatgaaaaaaaacttgagcGAAGAGGAAATCCGCAGATAAGATATTTTAGTATGCCACAGAACATAGTCATGGGAACGATCTGCTGTTGATATGGTCAGTGTAAAATGAACAGTGCTGTGATATTAAGTGAAACTGCTGTGGGTGTTTAGGAGGCAGTGAGTCACACTATCAAAACATTTGAGCGACTGGACTCAATTCTCAAGTAGTTGTTTCAGGACTTAAATGTCATGTGAGATtgaaatgaagacagagagagaaagcgtgGTTTGATGCAAACAgtgaatttccttttttttttattacacaaaCTAAACACATTACTCAACAACATTACACTGATAATGTAAGCACAAATGTTTGGGTTCCAATCATCCCCTCTGACAGATAGGTAGTCTGTGTAAATGTAGAAGTTCTTCATAACACTGTTAAAGTGATTATGATCCATATATGCATATGATATGATGTGATGCATCATTTGATAAAAAATCTGAAGTTAAAAAACAGACCAACACCGTGGTTGGTCTGTTTTTTGTGTGCTGCTCAGAATGCAAAAGTGAAGATTGAATCGAGGTGAAGAAAGTGATTATTAATTTCATGGAGGacagtttttatgtattttgctTTCAGTTTTTTCCAA
The DNA window shown above is from Thunnus maccoyii chromosome 2, fThuMac1.1, whole genome shotgun sequence and carries:
- the LOC121910145 gene encoding carcinoembryonic antigen-related cell adhesion molecule 5-like isoform X1; the encoded protein is MLLAEAGCVFMGIILYISGVQGRANSICALKKSSVDLPCSAQHPTSSMKWFTVHRNGSEYVLNELSTDGNRVKYNMSEESNYTLTIKDLRESDAKSYCCSNTTETPELCWHNRTKLHVSDLHVKVIPATEGQTVSLICKTSCPPTENPAAYIWYKNREFLYQDWSPWYQQLVSSEEAVRYSCAIKDYKHLRAPEVSVDSVTSTCFTVTYAKGRMCSKKQTSVNESCSITYPREVGLQRTAEVNHTRLTCNTSCPLADNQTAYRWYNNRLLMSEKTQQFSVLNSSADIFSCAVKDHEDLHSAEVCVEDKNCSSVNYVRRRICALEGSSVDISSNYSYPKNQRPKSKLWYKITAGGEEEVKQVIELAGRVEYHDSVLRIKQLKKNDSAKYTFRLERHHGGRKHFPGVTLVVTGLRVKLHRDVVGEGQRVTLTCMTSCPLTDNTTYIWYLNEQPVNLSHSQSKQLVLDSVSSHHAGNYSCAVTSHTNFNSSEGTLTVKSKCTSAAAAGAVVALLVITPLFVFLWIRRKRRTSGTEATVNMEQLNPGPVNENISAQPTQQDDLHYSRVYFSKTQTHPLYSNVQPHQPKDQDDVAYAVVNFRPNRTPK
- the LOC121910145 gene encoding uncharacterized protein LOC121910145 isoform X2, which encodes MLLAEAGCVFMGIILYISGVQGRANSICALKKSSVDLPCSAQHPTSSMKWFTVHRNGSEYVLNELSTDGNRVKYNMSEESNYTLTIKDLRESDAKSYCCSNTTETPELCWHNRTKLHVSDLHVKVIPATEGQTVSLICKTSCPPTENPAAYIWYKNREFLYQDWSPWYQQLVSSEEAVRYSCAIKDYKHLRAPEVSVDSVTSTCFTVTYAKGRMCSKKQTSVNESCSITYPREVGLQRTAEVNHTRLTCNTSCPLADNQTAYRWYNNRLLMSEKTQQFSVLNSSADIFSCAVKDHEDLHSAEVCVEDKNCWSVNYVRRTICALEGSSVNISSNYSYPNNQRPKSKLWYKITAGGEEEVEKVIELAGRVEYHDSVNNQHVLRIKHLKKNDSAEYTFRLEHHGGRKQSDFPGVTLVVTGLRVKLPPASVAEGQRVTLTCMTSCPLTDNTTYIWYLNKQHVNLPHNKSKQLVLDPVRSHHAGNYSCAVTSHKNFNSSEGTLTVESKCTFAAGAVVALLVITPLFVFLWIRRKRRT
- the LOC121910145 gene encoding uncharacterized protein LOC121910145 isoform X3, with amino-acid sequence MLLAEAGCVFMGIILYISGVQGRANSICALKKSSVDLPCSAQHPTSSMKWFTVHRNGSEYVLNELSTDGNRVKYNMSEESNYTLTIKDLRESDAKSYCCSNTTETPELCWHNRTKLHVSDLHVKVIPATEGQTVSLICKTSCPPTENPAAYIWYKNREFLYQDWSPWYQQLVSSEEAVRYSCAIKDYKHLRAPEVSVDSVTSTCFTVTYAKGRMCSKKQTSVNESCSITYPREVGLQRTAEVNHTRLTCNTSCPLADNQTAYRWYNNRLLMSEKTQQFSVLNSSADIFSCAVKDHEDLHSAEVCVEDKNCWSVNYVRRTICALEGSSVNISSNYSYPNNQRPKSKLWYKITAGGEEEVEKVIELAGRVEYHDSVNNQHVLRIKHLKKNDSAEYTFRLEHHGGRKQSDFPGVTLVVTGLRVKLPPASVAEGQRVTLTCMTSCPLTDNTTYIWYLNKQHVNLPHNKSKQLVLDPVRSHHAGNYSCAVTSHKNFNSSEGTLTVESKCTFAAGAVVALLVITPLFVFLWIRR